CTATTGAGCACCCCAGAGAAATTATGAATCGTATATTTAATGCGGGTTCTGTCTTTTTAGGGCATTATACGCCCGAGTCTGCAGGTGACTATGCATCGGGCACCAATCATACGCTGCCTACCAATGGCTATGCCAAGTCGTTTAGCGGTGTTTCTCTGGATAGCTTTGTCAAAAAAATTACCTATCAGGAGATCACCGAAGAAGGCTTACAGCTTCTTGGCCCTACTGTTGAGATTATGGCTGAAGCTGAAAAGCTGATGGCTCATAAAAGAGCGGTATCGCTTCGCCTTACTGAAATTAAGGCGAAGAACAGCGAGCTCAGGAAGTAGCACTTATAAGATGACAAATACTAAGGGGTTATATTTGCCCCTTTGGTTTTATCTTTTCTTTACAGCTTCATTCTAATACCTAACATGCCTTTTAATTTACAAAAACTGCTACGGCCGCATATTGCCGGCATCAAGCCTTATTCCTCTGCCCGTGACGAATATACAGGTACTGAGGGAGTTTTTCTGGATGCTAACGAGAACGCTTTTGGCACGCCTGGAGCAAGTATTAACAATGCTTCAGCTTCTTTTCATCGCTACCCAGATCCCTATCAGCAAAAACTAAAGCATCGTATTTCAGAAATAAAGCAGGTAGCTCCCGAGCATATCTTTCTGGGCAATGGAAGTGACGAGGCCATAGATTTACTGATACGCGCTTTTTGTCGCCCAGGGGTAGATAATATTGTGGTTTTACCTCCTACTTATGGTATGTATGAAGTTAGTGCAGCTATTAATGCCGTAGCGCTAAAAAAGGCAGCACTAACGCCAGACTACTTGATTGACCCAGAAAGTCTGGATGCAGCCATTGATCAGAATAGTAAACTGCTATTTTTCTGCTCACCTAACAACCCCAGCGGTAACCTGCTCCAGCCGGAATTAATAGAGCATTACCTCAAAACATTTGAAGGTGTTGTAGTTATAGACGAAGCCTACATTGACTTTGCAAATACCAGGAGCTGGACAGAAAAGCTACAGCAGTACCCAAACCTGTTGGTAATGCAGACCATGAGCAAAGCCTGGGGGATGGCTGCGCTTCGCCTGGGTATGGCATACGCCTCAAGAGAGATTATAGCGGTGCTTAACAAAATTAAACCTCCTTATAACATTAATGCGCTTACTCAGCAGCAAGCCTTAAAAGTACTTGAACATACCAAAGCACAGCAGGAGGTAGTACAACATATACTGGCTAATCGTGAGCAGCTGGCTAATGAACTCCAGGCTCTAGATATAGTGGAAAAGGTATACCCTTCGGAAGCGAACTTTTTGCTAGTGAAGATGCGTAATGCGGCAACAGTTTTTCATCATCTTATTGAAGAAAAAGTGATTGTAAGAGACCGGACTAAAGTGACTCTTTGTGAAGCTTGCCTACGGATAACGATAGGTACTGAAGAAGAAAACCAGCAGCTGGTGGCTAAGATTAAAGAGTATAGTAGCTCTGTTGCAGAGTAGGTAACTTCTGTGGTGTCTCAGCCCATTAGGCTAGCCCAGGACAAGAGAAAGCCGGACAAAAATCCGGCTTTTCTTATTACCACAGCAACCTAGACAACATCAGTTACTCTCCTACTATTATTGTAGTTCGGTCTACGGCAGATACCTGAAAGAGGCCCAGCCCTACTCCATTACTGATCTTAATATTGGTACGCGGGTTGGTAGGTGAGGGTCCAAACATACCGCCATCTCCATTCAGCGTATTATCCAGATCATTATAAAAGAGGTAAGCATCTCTACTTATTCTATACATTTCAAAAGTGGCTTTATCACCATCTTTGAAACTTTCCGGGCCTTCCAGCCCATAGATATAGCTACCAATTAGCTCATCGTCGGCATAGAAAAGACCTGTATTGGAATCAAAGTTCTGGATAGAGTCATTACGATAAAACTTAAAGAGATAATAATCTTTGGTGGCAGAAGGCTCCAGCGCGTAAATTTTAACCACATAAGGATAATCTTCATCTTCCTCAAAAGCTTCTTCGTCATAATCCCAGACCAGGCTGTCTATAGCCTGGATAGGATGCATCAACTCTTCTGCACTTATAGCTTCTCTACTTGAAAGTTGAATGTCCAGACTATAAGTATAGCCCACTTTACCTTCAAATTTAGCTACGTACAGCCCCGGTTCTTCTTCACTTTCCAAAAACTGATACCTGTTTCCCTGATCATCTTTTACGATAACTTCAGCCCCACTTACCCGGGGGGTAGCACCATCTTCATAAAAACCCTTAGAGGAAGTAAGCTTTACATAATGCGCTTTATCTTCATTGGTTATCAGGGCATCTACCACATACTGAGCAGGCGTTTGCTCCAGATCCAGTTCTATTGTTTCTTCACAGCTAAATAGCATAGCTGCACTAAAAGTGAGTATAATCAGCTTAATTATGGTTTTCATCTTTTTGGCTAAGGGAGTTAGAAAGTAATTTTATAAGAAATAGAAGGCAGTATCGGGAAGAGGTAAACCATTACCGCTTCTTTTTTACTGGGGCTTACCGCTTTCCCCTCTTCGTCTTCTACACTACGAGTATAGATGGTAAAAGCATTTTTGCGGTTATATGCATTGTATATGGCAAAGTTCCATGATGT
This window of the Porifericola rhodea genome carries:
- the hisC gene encoding histidinol-phosphate transaminase — protein: MPFNLQKLLRPHIAGIKPYSSARDEYTGTEGVFLDANENAFGTPGASINNASASFHRYPDPYQQKLKHRISEIKQVAPEHIFLGNGSDEAIDLLIRAFCRPGVDNIVVLPPTYGMYEVSAAINAVALKKAALTPDYLIDPESLDAAIDQNSKLLFFCSPNNPSGNLLQPELIEHYLKTFEGVVVIDEAYIDFANTRSWTEKLQQYPNLLVMQTMSKAWGMAALRLGMAYASREIIAVLNKIKPPYNINALTQQQALKVLEHTKAQQEVVQHILANREQLANELQALDIVEKVYPSEANFLLVKMRNAATVFHHLIEEKVIVRDRTKVTLCEACLRITIGTEEENQQLVAKIKEYSSSVAE
- a CDS encoding DUF4249 domain-containing protein → MKTIIKLIILTFSAAMLFSCEETIELDLEQTPAQYVVDALITNEDKAHYVKLTSSKGFYEDGATPRVSGAEVIVKDDQGNRYQFLESEEEPGLYVAKFEGKVGYTYSLDIQLSSREAISAEELMHPIQAIDSLVWDYDEEAFEEDEDYPYVVKIYALEPSATKDYYLFKFYRNDSIQNFDSNTGLFYADDELIGSYIYGLEGPESFKDGDKATFEMYRISRDAYLFYNDLDNTLNGDGGMFGPSPTNPRTNIKISNGVGLGLFQVSAVDRTTIIVGE